A stretch of DNA from Sphingomonas sp. SORGH_AS_0879:
CGCGAGGCTGATCAGATCATGGCGGGTGGTGAGGCCGGGCAAAGCGGGCGCATCGAACAGGTCGAGCATCACGCCGCCGCCTCTACGAAGATTGGCAGTTCCTCCGACGCGACGGCCCTCGCTTCGGCAAAGTTGGATACCGTCACGCCGACCAGCCGAATGCCCTTCTGCGTCGGCAGGACCGATCGGATCAATTCGAGCGCCGCCCGGTGCAGCGCCTCTCGCGTCGCGACGACCATCGGCTGGCTTCGTCGGCGCGTGATCTGGTGGAAGTCGCCGTACTTGACCTTCACTGTGACCGTTCGGCCGAACGCCTGACGGCCTTCGCACCAAGCCCAGACATCATCCGCCATCTTGAGCACGCCGGCCTCGATCTCCGCGGCTTCGATCAGGTCGCGGTCGAAAGTGGTTTCCGAGCCGGACGACTTGCGGACCCGGTTGGGGTTGACCGGTCGGTCATCCTGCCCGCGCGCGATGGCGTGGTACCATCCCGCCGAGCTGCCGAAATGCTGCTGGAGGAATGGCAGCGACTTGGCCTTGAGGTCAGCCCCCGTCTCGATGCCCAGCCGCTTCATCTTCGCGGCCGTGACCGGTCCGACGCCGTGGAAACGGTCGACCGGCAGCGTCTCGACCCAGGCCCCGCCCATCTCAGGCGTGACCGCAAACTGGCCATTGGGCTTGCGGTGGTCGGAGGCGAGCTTGGCGAGGAACTTGTTATAGGAAATGCCGGCCGACGCGGTCAGCCCCGTCTCGGCAAGGATGTCGGCGCGGATCGCCTTGGCGGTGCGCCATGCCGTTTCCAGCCCCTGTTTGTCGGCGGTCACGTCGAGATAGGCTTCGTCGAGCGAGAGCGGCTGGATCAGGTCCGTGTAGCGCGCGAAGATCGCATGGATCTGGCGGGAGACATCGCGATAGACCTCGAACCGCGGCCGCACGAAGATCAGGTCGGGACAGCGGCGCAGCGCCGTCACCGACGGCAGGGCCGACCGCACGCCGAACGTTCGCGCCTCGTAGCTCGCCGCTGCGACCACACCGCGCGCCGCGGCGGACCCCACCGCGACCGGCTTGCCGCGAAGCGTCGGATCGTCTCGCTGCTCCACCGACGCGAAAAAGGCGTCCATGTCGACGTGGATGATCTTGCGCATGACCATGCCGCCCAGCTTATGGCATTCGGAACGAATTGGGAACACGCGGCGATCACTGAAACCTGGATCGTGCGCAACCGTCTAGCACTACTTTGGCAGAGTAGGTTTGTCGGCGGTTATCAGCTGCTTATTACAGTGCGGGCAGTGCATTGACGGTGGTCGTGCCAGCCAGTCGAGGATCGCCTGCCGGATGGCAGGCAGGGTTGGTTGCGGGGGCGGTCCTCCGACTCTTTTTTTTCCGTCCCGCAGCTTTGAGGCGGCGGGATTGCAGGAAGGCGTAGGCGAGCATCGTCATCAAGGCATGTCGATGCAACCCCGGCCATGATCGCCCTTCGAAATGGTCGAGCCCCAGTTCCTCCTTGAGCTGCTGGTGGGCCTGTTCGCAGACCCACCGCGCCTTGATGGCAGCGGCAAGCTGCCGCAGCGGCGTATCGGGCGGGAGATTGGATACGTAGTATTTGCGCTCGCCGCTCGACCGTCGTTCGCCAACCAGCCAGACTTCCTCACCGGGCATGGCCTGGACACGGTTGTCAGCCATGCGGTGCCGATGGCCCTCGGCGATCCGGACGCGTCGGGCAGCGAACAGGCAGGTGAGCCGCCCCTTCGTGCCGCGGCGCCAGGCGACCTTGCGCCACGGCTCGTCGGCAAGCATGTCGGCCACCGATACCGGCGCCCGGTCAGGAATATGATATTTGCGCGGACGTCCGCCTTGAGCCTGCGGAAAGGTCAGTTCAACATCGGGTGCATAGACGGTCTGCCGGGATGACAGGCCCACCGCCCATGACAATCCCCGCTCGCTCAGCGCCTGGCGGAACGCCGTTCCCGAGCCGTATCCCGCATCGGCCAGCACGCATCCGAACCGAACGCCCGCGGCCATCACCCGGTCGATCTCGGCGATGGCGATCTCGGGCTTGCTCATCGCGGCCTGTCGTCCGGCCGGCACCCGTGCACGCTTCATACGTGCCGGATCGCTCGTCCAGTTCTCCGGCAGGAACAGGCGCAGCCCCACCATCACCGGCACCTCGCGCGATGCCAGCGTCACTGACACCAGCGACTGGCAGTTCGCGGTCTTGCCCTGCGACGACGCATATTGCGGCGCCACGCCGACCGAGGCGCGTCCCTTCTTCGGCAGCGCGGTGTCATCGATGACGAGAAAGCCCTTCGCATCGCCGACCAGCCGGTCCGCCTCCGCCAGCAGCCGGCGCTCGAGCGGCGCTGCGTCCCATGTCCCGCTGGCGATGAAATGGTGCAGCTGGTCGTAGCCGGCATCCTCCGTTCGCGCCGCCAGCGGCTGGATGCTCTTGCGGTCGCCCGGGCCGATCAGGCCGGCGATGTAGGTCGGACACATCCGCCGCTGCGCCGGGTGCGTCAGCTCGGCGAGAAACGGCGCCAGCCACGTCTCCAGATCTTGCCGCCAGCTATCCCTCGCAACCATCACGCATCGTCCCGGTCAGCATCTTCATGCCACCGGAATCAACGACGATTCCACCAGTTCCCCTACTCTGCCAAAGTAGTGCTAGCAACGGCTCGCAAACTTCCATCGGACGTTGAGGCCCCATGAAGACGATCCGCTTGCCCGACGGCACCGCCGTCCGCGCGCTTGGCCAAGGCACCTGGATGATGGCGGAGGACCGCCGCCGACGCGCGGAGGAGATCGCCGCCTTGCGGGAGGGCATCGATCTCGGCCTGACGCTGATCGATACCGCGGAGATGTATGCCGATGGCGAGTCCGAAAGGCTGGTCGGCGAGGCGATTGAGGGGCGGCGCGACGAGATCTTCTTGGTCAGCAAGGCCTATCCGCAAAATGCATCACGTGATCGCCCTCCACGCGCCTGCGAAGCCAGTCTGGCGCGGCTCGGCACCGACCGGCTCGATCTCTACCTGCTGCATTGGCGCGGCAGCGTGCCGCTGGCCGAGACCGTGGAGGCGATGGAGCGGCTGGTCGAGGCGGGCAAGATCCTGCGCTGGGGCGTCAGCAATCTCGATACCGACGATATGGATGAACTGGTCGCCAGCGGCGGTGCGGCGTGCGCGACCGACCAGATCCTCTATAATCTGACGCGGCGCGGTCCCGAACACGACCTGCTGCCCTGGCTTGCTGGGCGCGGCATTACGACCATGGCCTACAGCCCGGTCGAGCAAGGGCGCCTCGTCGCTCATCCCGCATTACGCACGCTTGCCGAAGAACTCGGTGCGACGCCGGCCCAGGTGGCGCTCGCCTGGCTGCTGGCGCAGGGCGATATCATCGCCATCCCTAAGGCGGGGCGCAGCGCGCATGTGCGGGAGAACCGCGCGGCGGCCGACCTGACGCTCGATACGGAGGTGCTCGCTCACCTCGACGAATTGTTTCCGCGCCCAGAAGGCCGCGTGCCCTTGGAGATGCTCTAGCCGAAGCGGTAGACGCCGCCCGCTTCCGCGGCGACGAAGCGGTCCGGGACAATGCGCGCGTTGTCCAGCGCCGCCGCCAATTCCTCGACCGGCGCCTCGCGGGGTTCGTCGGTCAGCTGGAAGGTCCCCCAATGGATGCCAAGCGCGTGGCCTGCGTTAACGTCCGCGAAGATCCGCACCGCCTCCGCCGGGTCGACATGCTGTGCGGCCATGAACCATCGCGGGGCATAGGCGCCGATCGGTATCAGCGCGACGTCGGGTGCGCCGAGACGCTCGCGAACCTCGCTAAAGATGCGTCCGTCGCCATACCCCGTATCGCCGACGAACCAGATCGTCCCGGCAGGCGTTTCCAGGTGGTGCCCGCTCCACAGCGTCATGCGCGTGTCGCTCGTCCAGCGGTTCGACCAGTGGTTGGCGGGGGGTCAGCGTCGTCGCGATGCCGCCGCCAAGGTCAAGCCGGTCCCACCAGTCGCCGGTCATGCAGCGCGCTGCCGGCACCGCTGCCCGGACAACCGCGTCGTTTCCGAGCGGCATCGTCATCAGCGGATCATGCGCGGCCTGAAGGCGCAGCAGCGTGTCGACATCGAGATGGTCGTAATGGGCATGGCTCAGCAGCACGACATCGATCGGCGGCAGACCCTCGAACGCGATCCCCGGTGCGGTCACCCGCTTCGGCCCGACGCGGCGGAACGGGCTGGCCCGCTCCGACCAGACCGGATCGGTGAGGATGTTCACCCCTGCCGCCTGGATCAGCAGTGACGCATGGCCGACCATCGTTACGCACAGGCCGGCCACGCGCGCCTCGGGCTTTGCAAGGGCGACCGGCACCGACTTCGGCCACGTGGCGGCGGCACCCGCCAGCTTCCAGCGCAGCATCGCGCGCAGGCCCCGGTCGGTGCTGGCCTGCCCCGGGTTGAAGAAGCGCGTGCCGTCGAAGTGATCGCTCGGCGGTCCGTCATAATAGGGGTTGCGGGCCATGGTCAGGCGACGCTCATCAGCTGCGAAGGATAGGCGTTCAGCATCGTCAGCGCCTCCGCGACCGGGGCGGTCAGCCAGCGCTCCTGGTCCTCGGCGAGCAGGATGACCGGCATCGCCTTGGGGTGCTTGGGCGCGACCAGCGGATTGGGCTCGGTCGTGCAGAAGGCATAGACCCGGTCATGGTCCTGGTCGACCTTCCACAGTCCGGCAAAGCATGGGACCGCCTGGTCCTCGACGGTGAACCACCAGTTGGTGTCGCCAGGTGCCCGCCGGTCAGCGACGGCCTTGGGTTCGGCAAAGCGCGTGAAGGGCACCAGGCAGCGATGCTGGGCCTTCAGCAGCCACCGCCTCCACATATTGCTCTGCATGTTTCGGGCGTTGGTCCACCATTCGTAGAGGAAGGGCAATTCTCCCTCACGCGCCGGTCGCTTACGCGGTTTGCGCGTTGGAAAGCCCCAGCGCATCGTGCTCAGTACGCGCTCCCCGTCCTCCAGCCGGACGACGTAGCTGGGCTTGCCGGGTGCGGCATAATCCTTCTCGACTGCCAGGACGTTGGCGGCATCATCGGCCGCGGCCATTGCGTCGAAATAGCTGCGAGGGTCGACCTTGATGTTGTAAAGGTTGCACATTCCTGCCTTCGATCACGACCGGTAGCGCGAGACAAGCCTCTTCCACGTCGCGGCATCCGGATATGGCAAGGGTGCGCCCGTCGGCGCGTCGCGACCGATCGTCAGACGCGGACGCCGGACCTGCCCCTCCGCCTGGCAGACGGAGCAGCATAGCCGTCGCCCCACCAGCCCGAGCGTGCCATCCCATCCGCGGCGCTGGAACAGCCACCACAATGCCACCGCGTCGAGGACGCGGACATGGTCGCAGGCCGGGCAGGTCAGGCGCAGGGTCCGCTTGTGGAGGGCGCATTCCTCCAGCGTGCGGAGACGCCGGCCGATATGGTCGTGATCGGGCCCTGCCCTGCCATGTTCACTGCCCTGATCCGCCACCACCCTGTCCCGATCCGACCGTCGATTCGCTTTCCGTAACGCCTTGACCGGGCGGTGGAATCGACGGAACATATAGCGAACGAATGAGTCGCAGCAATCATGTCTTCCGCCGCCCCCTGTCCCGAAGCCCTGACGCGTCTGCGCGACGCGGTGGGCGCCGTGCGCGATGGCGAGGGCGAAGTCCTGCCCTTCGGCATCGAGGCGATGGATGCCCGCCTGACGGGTGGCGGGTTGGCGGTGGGCGGCCTGCATGAACTGACATCAGCCACGCCGACGCTCACCGACGATGCGGCGGCCACGCTGTTCGCGGTTGGCGTCGCGGCGCGCGCGGCGGCGCGGAGCGGCCGCCGTGTGCTGTGGGCGCTAACCCGGTTCGATCTCTACGCGCCAGGTCTCGAACAGGCGGGGCTGAACCCGGCAACGCTGCTCTTCGTCGAGGTGCGCGAGGACAAGGATGTGCTGGCCGTCATGGAGGACGGTCTTCGCCATGGCGGCCTCGCGGCGGTCGTCGGCGAGGTGAAGCGCGCCGACATGGTCGCGACGCGGCGGCTGCAACTGGCGGCGATGACGGGCAACACCCCTGCCCTGCTGTCACGCCGCTGGCGGCGACAGGGTGTCTGTCCACTGACCGAACTGTCGGCGGCGATGACCAGGTGGCGGATCGCCTGCGCGCCCTCTGCATCGATATCCCCGCATATCGTAGGGCGGGGACGCTGGACGGTCGAACTGGCGCGACAGCGCGGTGGCCCGGGCTTCACGATGGACTTGGAGGCATGCGATGACACGGGTCGCCTCGCTCTACCTGCCGCATCTCGCGATCGAGCGA
This window harbors:
- a CDS encoding aldo/keto reductase: MKTIRLPDGTAVRALGQGTWMMAEDRRRRAEEIAALREGIDLGLTLIDTAEMYADGESERLVGEAIEGRRDEIFLVSKAYPQNASRDRPPRACEASLARLGTDRLDLYLLHWRGSVPLAETVEAMERLVEAGKILRWGVSNLDTDDMDELVASGGAACATDQILYNLTRRGPEHDLLPWLAGRGITTMAYSPVEQGRLVAHPALRTLAEELGATPAQVALAWLLAQGDIIAIPKAGRSAHVRENRAAADLTLDTEVLAHLDELFPRPEGRVPLEML
- a CDS encoding ImuA family protein, translating into MSSAAPCPEALTRLRDAVGAVRDGEGEVLPFGIEAMDARLTGGGLAVGGLHELTSATPTLTDDAAATLFAVGVAARAAARSGRRVLWALTRFDLYAPGLEQAGLNPATLLFVEVREDKDVLAVMEDGLRHGGLAAVVGEVKRADMVATRRLQLAAMTGNTPALLSRRWRRQGVCPLTELSAAMTRWRIACAPSASISPHIVGRGRWTVELARQRGGPGFTMDLEACDDTGRLALPAASRDRATAAAGAAARAA
- a CDS encoding MBL fold metallo-hydrolase yields the protein MTLWSGHHLETPAGTIWFVGDTGYGDGRIFSEVRERLGAPDVALIPIGAYAPRWFMAAQHVDPAEAVRIFADVNAGHALGIHWGTFQLTDEPREAPVEELAAALDNARIVPDRFVAAEAGGVYRFG
- a CDS encoding IS701 family transposase, whose translation is MVARDSWRQDLETWLAPFLAELTHPAQRRMCPTYIAGLIGPGDRKSIQPLAARTEDAGYDQLHHFIASGTWDAAPLERRLLAEADRLVGDAKGFLVIDDTALPKKGRASVGVAPQYASSQGKTANCQSLVSVTLASREVPVMVGLRLFLPENWTSDPARMKRARVPAGRQAAMSKPEIAIAEIDRVMAAGVRFGCVLADAGYGSGTAFRQALSERGLSWAVGLSSRQTVYAPDVELTFPQAQGGRPRKYHIPDRAPVSVADMLADEPWRKVAWRRGTKGRLTCLFAARRVRIAEGHRHRMADNRVQAMPGEEVWLVGERRSSGERKYYVSNLPPDTPLRQLAAAIKARWVCEQAHQQLKEELGLDHFEGRSWPGLHRHALMTMLAYAFLQSRRLKAAGRKKKSRRTAPATNPACHPAGDPRLAGTTTVNALPAL
- the dinB gene encoding DNA polymerase IV, whose amino-acid sequence is MRKIIHVDMDAFFASVEQRDDPTLRGKPVAVGSAAARGVVAAASYEARTFGVRSALPSVTALRRCPDLIFVRPRFEVYRDVSRQIHAIFARYTDLIQPLSLDEAYLDVTADKQGLETAWRTAKAIRADILAETGLTASAGISYNKFLAKLASDHRKPNGQFAVTPEMGGAWVETLPVDRFHGVGPVTAAKMKRLGIETGADLKAKSLPFLQQHFGSSAGWYHAIARGQDDRPVNPNRVRKSSGSETTFDRDLIEAAEIEAGVLKMADDVWAWCEGRQAFGRTVTVKVKYGDFHQITRRRSQPMVVATREALHRAALELIRSVLPTQKGIRLVGVTVSNFAEARAVASEELPIFVEAAA
- a CDS encoding MBL fold metallo-hydrolase, whose product is MARNPYYDGPPSDHFDGTRFFNPGQASTDRGLRAMLRWKLAGAAATWPKSVPVALAKPEARVAGLCVTMVGHASLLIQAAGVNILTDPVWSERASPFRRVGPKRVTAPGIAFEGLPPIDVVLLSHAHYDHLDVDTLLRLQAAHDPLMTMPLGNDAVVRAAVPAARCMTGDWWDRLDLGGGIATTLTPRQPLVEPLDERHAHDAVERAPPGNACRDDLVRRRYGVWRRTHL
- a CDS encoding SOS response-associated peptidase family protein codes for the protein MCNLYNIKVDPRSYFDAMAAADDAANVLAVEKDYAAPGKPSYVVRLEDGERVLSTMRWGFPTRKPRKRPAREGELPFLYEWWTNARNMQSNMWRRWLLKAQHRCLVPFTRFAEPKAVADRRAPGDTNWWFTVEDQAVPCFAGLWKVDQDHDRVYAFCTTEPNPLVAPKHPKAMPVILLAEDQERWLTAPVAEALTMLNAYPSQLMSVA